In Tubulanus polymorphus chromosome 8, tnTubPoly1.2, whole genome shotgun sequence, one genomic interval encodes:
- the LOC141909961 gene encoding uncharacterized protein LOC141909961, translated as MASNSTYRFELAVSYRGRKIGVWSDHDNDYRTIQNYYFQPLFDLECDLIATAGDQLQLPIQMWTEELENHIKCELKSIYTEQVINVQMMPFDEVKLEWREAPPGVEIPNHHIGFNHCPAIHVFIVKCSDDETARNLKTHLQQAPHSLVSGLHVIASNQTSAHNLYKCRVVLTLWQDA; from the exons ATGGCGTCTAATTCTACGTACAGATTCGAGCTCGCAGTTTCTTATCGTGGTCGCAAGATCGGTGTTTGGTCGGATCACGACAACGACTACAGAACAATAcagaattattactttcaacCGTTGTTCGATTTAGAATGTGATCTGATCGCTACTGCTGGTGATCAATTACAACTACCGATACAGATGTGGACAGAAGAATTAGAGAACCACATAAAATGTGAACTGAAATCGATCTATACGGAAcaagttataaatgtacaaatgaTGCCGTTTGACGAG GTGAAACTAGAATGGAGAgaagcgccccctggtgtagAGATACCGAATCATCATATCGGGTTTAATCACTGTCCGGCGATTCATGTGTTTATCGTTAAATGCTCAGACGATGAAACAGCGCGAAACTTAAAAACACATCTTCAACAAGCCCCGCATTCATTAGTGTCGGGGCTTCATGTGATCGCTTCAAACCAGACATCTGCACATAATTTGTATAAA TGCCGTGTGGTTTTAACTTTATGGCAAGACGCGTGA
- the LOC141909851 gene encoding uncharacterized protein LOC141909851 gives MASNSTYRFELAVSYRGRKIGVWSDHDNDYRTIQNYYFQPLFDLECDLIATAGDQLQLPIQMWTEELENHIKCELKSIYTEQVINVQMMPFDEVKLEWREAPPGVEIPNHHIGFNHCPAIHVFIVKCSDDETARNLKTHLQQAPHSLVSGLHVIASNQTSAHNLYKVNSVGVPISETRTVRSDIDERHSSFIEHVRQFHDNLENQFCQLKHNIETVEERLNRFCTEQQLEERLNRFCTEQQLEERLNQCCTEQQLKALETKLTNINDDVIRRNYKVERSTDDVKERIGNVEGSVDDVIERMDRAERSTEDVIGRIDKLEGCIDDVTRLRVGIIDSLTVNKQVDTDFLGLVTSIPGEHEGEQSRVICADWGSTDYIYSVNDDNIQRYIEIDGWIQGLAADSNGFLFVVVGKNSEFILRKYKNQRKLFEENISDLMSGVCASLVVRDHNIFIQTGSVIRVLRLRENPENKLIDRNRVKKYQLPGGGYKYINSFDVDTRGRIFIYCMRTRRLLFLTAEAELISFIYMHDCGLTFDPYAGSPCVINDNQVLLSVYSDNSVNRGAVISIRYNDVGFIDHPRIILNSTDSMTYRIHHVLNSNTVVIRHRDNSDDQNSLRFYNINTVLTPPI, from the exons ATGGCGTCTAATTCTACGTACAGATTCGAGCTCGCAGTTTCTTATCGTGGTCGCAAGATCGGTGTTTGGTCGGATCACGACAACGACTACAGAACAATAcagaattattactttcaacCGTTGTTCGATTTAGAATGTGATCTGATCGCTACTGCTGGTGATCAATTACAACTACCGATACAGATGTGGACAGAAGAATTAGAGAACCACATAAAATGTGAACTGAAATCGATCTATACGGAAcaagttataaatgtacaaatgaTGCCGTTTGACGAG GTGAAACTAGAATGGAGAgaagcgccccctggtgtagAGATACCGAATCATCATATCGGGTTTAATCACTGTCCAGCGATTCATGTGTTTATCGTTAAATGCTCAGACGATGAAACAGCGCGAAACTTAAAAACACATCTTCAACAAGCCCCGCATTCATTAGTGTCGGGGCTTCATGTGATCGCTTCAAACCAGACATCTGCACATAATTTGTATAAAGTAAATTCAGTAGGTGTGCCGATCAGTGAAACCCGAACAGTTCGATCAGACATTGATGAACGACATAGTTCTtttatagaacatgtcagacAGTTTCAcgataatttagaaaatcaattctgTCAATTGAAACACAATATAGAAACAgttgaagagaggctgaaccggttctgtactgaacaacaacttgaagagaggctgaaccggttctgtactgaacaacaacttgaagagaggctgaaccaATGCTGTACTGAACAGCAACTTAAAGCATTGGAGACAAAACTGACTAATATCaatgatgacgtcatacgGAGAAATTATAAAGTGGAAAGATCTACTGATGACGTCAAAGAGAGAATTGGAAATGTGGAGGGATctgttgatgatgtcatagagaGAATGGATAGAGCGGAACGATCTACTGAGGACGTCATAGGGAGAATTGATAAACTGGAGGGATGTatcgatgacgtcacgcgGTTACGTGTAGGAATAATCGATTCATTGACGGTCAATAAACAGGTAGATACAGACTTCCTCGGCCTGGTGACGTCAATACCCGGTGAACACGAGGGTGAACAGTCACGTGTTATATGTGCGGACTGGGGCTCCActgattatatatatagtgtgaatgatgataatatacaGAGATACATAGAGATTGATGGTTGGATACAAGGACTCGCTGCTGATAGTAACGGGTTTCTGTTTGTGGTCGTGGGGAAAAACAGTGAATTCATcctgagaaaatataaaaatcagAGAAAACTCTTCGAAGAAAATATCTCTGATCTCATGTCTGGAGTCTGTGCATCCTTAGTGGTCCGTGATCACAATATCTTTATACAGACAGGTAGTGTCATTCGTGTTTTACGTTTACGAGAAAATCctgaaaacaaattgattgatAGAAATCGAGTGAAGAAATATCAGCTCCCGGGTGGAGGTTACAAGTATATCAACAGTTTCGATGTGGACACGCGGGGACGTATATTTATCTACTGTATGCGTACACGCAGATTATTGTTTCTAACAGCAGAAGCAGAACTGatcagttttatttatatgcACGATTGCGGACTGACATTTGATCCATATGCAGGATCCCCGTGTGTCATTAATGATAATCAAGTATTGCTATCGGTATACTCTGATAACAGTGTTAACAGAGGTGCTGTTATCAGTATCAGATATAATGATGTGGGGTTTATAGATCACCCGCGTATAATACTGAACTCTACAGACAGTATGACGTATCGCATACATCACGTGTTAAATAGTAACACTGTAGTTATCCGACACCGTGATAACAGTGATGATCAGAACTCACTGAGATTCTACAATATAAACACTGTATTAACTCCCCCGATTTAG
- the LOC141909962 gene encoding uncharacterized protein LOC141909962 codes for MASNSTYRFELAVSYRGRKIGVWSDHDNDYRTIQNYYFQPLFDLECDLIATAGDQLQLPIQMWTEELENHIKCELKSIYTEQVINVQMMPFDEVKLEWREAPPGVEIPNHHIGFNHCPAIHVFIVKCSDDETARNLKTHLQQAPHSLVSGLHVIASNQTSAHNLYKDSRVLLMIIKYCYRYTLITVLTEVLLSVSDIMMRGL; via the exons ATGGCGTCTAATTCTACGTACAGATTCGAGCTCGCAGTTTCTTATCGTGGTCGCAAGATCGGTGTTTGGTCGGATCACGACAACGACTACAGAACAATAcagaattattactttcaacCGTTGTTCGATTTAGAATGTGATCTGATCGCTACTGCTGGTGATCAATTACAACTACCGATACAGATGTGGACAGAAGAATTAGAGAACCACATAAAATGTGAACTGAAATCGATCTATACGGAAcaagttataaatgtacaaatgaTGCCGTTTGACGAG GTGAAACTAGAATGGAGAgaagcgccccctggtgtagAGATACCGAATCATCATATCGGGTTTAATCACTGTCCAGCGATTCATGTGTTTATCGTTAAATGCTCAGACGATGAAACAGCGCGAAACTTAAAAACACATCTTCAACAAGCCCCGCATTCATTAGTGTCGGGGCTTCATGTGATCGCTTCAAACCAGACATCTGCACATAATTTGTATAAA GATTCCCGTGTGTTATTAATGATAATCAAGTATTGCTATCGGTATACTCTGATTACCGTGTTAACGGAGGTGCTGTTATCCGTATCAGATATAATGATGAGGGGTTTATAG
- the LOC141909960 gene encoding uncharacterized protein LOC141909960 yields MASNSTYRFELAVSYRGRKIGVWSDHDNDYRTIQNYYFQPLFDLECDLIATAGDQLQLPIQMWTEELETIIEVKLKAIYTEQVINVQMMPFDEVKLEWREAPPGVEIPNHHIGFNHCPAIHVFIIKCSDDETAQNLKTHLQQAPHSLVSGLHVIASNQASAHNLYKVNSVGVSISETRTVRSDIDERHSSFIEHVRQFHDNLENQFCQLKHNIETVEEKLNRGAVISIRYNNQGFIDHPRIILNSTDSETGDIHHVLNSNTVAIRHWDNSDDQESLRFYNINTVLTPPI; encoded by the exons ATGGCGTCTAATTCTACGTACAGATTCGAGCTCGCAGTTTCTTATCGTGGTCGCAAGATCGGTGTTTGGTCGGATCACGACAACGACTACAGAACAATAcagaattattactttcaacCGTTGTTCGATTTAGAATGTGATCTGATCGCTACTGCTGGTGATCAATTACAACTACCGATACAGATGTGGACAGAAGAATTAGAGACTATTATCGAAGTAAAACTGAAAGCGATCTATACGGAAcaagttataaatgtacaaatgaTGCCGTTTGACGAG GTGAAACTAGAATGGAGAgaagcgccccctggtgtagAGATACCGAATCATCATATCGGGTTTAATCACTGTCCAGCGATTCATGTGTTTATTATTAAATGCTCAGACGATGAAACAGCGCAAAACTTAAAAACACATCTTCAACAAGCCCCGCATTCATTAGTGTCGGGGCTTCATGTGATCGCTTCAAACCAGGCATCTGCACATAATTTGTATAAAGTAAATTCAGTAGGTGTGTCGATCAGTGAAACCCGAACAGTTCGATCAGACATTGATGAACGACATAGTTCTtttatagaacatgtcagacAGTTTCACGATAATCTAGAAAATCAATTCTGTCAATTGAAACACAATATAGAAACAGTTGAAGAGAAGCTGAACCG AGGTGCTGTTATCAGTATCAGATATAATAATCAGGGGTTTATAGATCACCCGCGTATAATACTGAACTCTACAGACAGTGAGACAGGTGACATACATCACGTGTTAAACAGTAACACTGTAGCTATCCGACACTGGGATAACAGTGATGATCAGGAGTCACTGAGATTCTACAATATAAACACTGTATTAACTCCCCCGATTTAG
- the LOC141909850 gene encoding uncharacterized protein LOC141909850 produces MASNSTYRFELAVSYRGRKIGVWSDHDNDYRTIQNYYFQPLFDLECDLIATAGNQLQLPIQMWTEELETIIEVKLKAIYTEQVINVQMMPFDEVKLEWREAPPGVEIPNHHIGFNHCPAIHVFIVKCSDDETARNLKTHLQQAPHSLVSGLHVIASNQAHNLYKVNSVGVSISETRTVRSDIDERHRSFIEHVRQFHDNLENQFCQLKHTIEIVEERQNRFCTEQQLEERQNRFCTEQQLEERLNRFCTEQQLEERLNQCCTEQQLKALETKLTNINDDVIRRNYKVERSTDDVKERIGNVEGSVDDVIERMDRAERSTEDVIGRIDKLEGYIDDVTRLRVELIDSLTVNKQVDTDFVLNMVTSIPGEHEGEQSRVICAQYRSTNCIYSVNDDNIQGYIEIDGWIHGLAADGNGFLFVVVRKNREYILRKYKNQKKLFEENITDLLPGVCGSFVIRDHNIFIQTGDSEIHVLRLLENPENRLIDRNRVKNYQLPDGDYFYIYGFDVDTRGRIFIYCLRTRRLLYLKPEAELISFITMNDCGLTFDPCMGFPCVINDNQVLLSVYSNTGNRGSVISIRYNDEGFIDHPRIILNSTDSETCDIHHVCNSDTVVIHHRDISDDQNSLRFYNINTVLTPPI; encoded by the exons ATGGCGTCTAATTCTACGTACAGATTCGAGCTCGCAGTTTCTTATCGTGGTCGCAAGATCGGTGTTTGGTCGGATCACGACAACGACTACAGAACAATAcagaattattactttcaacCGTTGTTCGATTTAGAATGTGATCTGATCGCTACTGCTGGTAATCAATTACAACTACCGATACAGATGTGGACAGAAGAATTAGAGACTATTATCGAAGTAAAACTGAAAGCGATCTATACGGAAcaagttataaatgtacaaatgaTGCCGTTTGACGAG gtgAAATTAGAATGGAGAgaagcgccccctggtgtagAGATACCGAATCATCATATCGGGTTTAATCACTGTCCAGCGATTCATGTGTTTATCGTTAAATGCTCAGACGACGAAACAGCGCGGAACTTAAAAACACATCTTCAACAAGCCCCGCATTCATTAGTGTCGGGGCTTCATGTGATCGCTTCAAATCAGGCACATAATTTGTATAAAGTAAATTCAGTAGGTGTGTCGATCAGTGAAACCCGAACAGTTCGATCAGACATTGATGAACGACATCGGTCTtttatagaacatgtcagacAGTTTCACGATAATCTAGAAAATCAATTCTGTCAATTGAAACACACTATAGAAATAGTTGAAGAGAGGCAGAACCGgttctgtactgaacaacaacttgaagagaggcagaaccggttctgtactgaacaacaacttgaagagaggctgaaccggttctgtactgaacaacaacttgaagagaggctgaatCAATGCTGTACTGAACAGCAACTTAAAGCATTGGAGACAAAACTGACTAATATCaatgatgacgtcatacgGAGAAATTATAAAGTGGAAAGATCTACTGATGACGTCAAAGAGAGAATTGGAAATGTGGAGGGATctgttgatgatgtcatagagaGAATGGATAGAGCGGAGCGATCTACTGAGGACGTCATAGGGAGAATTGATAAACTGGAGGgatatatcgatgacgtcacgcgGCTACGTGTAGAATTAATCGATTCATTGACGGTCAATAAACAGGTAGATACAGATTTCGTACTCAACATGGTGACGTCAATACCCGGTGAACACGAGGGTGAACAGTCACGTGTTATATGTGCGCAGTATCGCTCCACTAATTGTATATATAGTgtgaatgatgataatatacaGGGATACATAGAGATTGATGGTTGGATACATGGACTCGCTGCTGATGGTAACGGGTTTCTGTTTGTGGTCGTGAGGAAAAACAGGGAATACATcctgagaaaatataaaaatcagaaaaaactCTTCGAAGAAAATATCACTGATCTCCTGCCTGGAGTCTGTGGATCCTTCGTAATCCGTGATCACAATATCTTTATACAGACAGGAGATAGTGAAATTCATGTTTTACGTTTATTAGAAAACCCTGAAAACAGATTGATCGATAGAAATCGAGTGAAGAACTATCAGCTCCCGGATGgagattacttttatatctaCGGTTTCGATGTCGACACGCGGGGACGTATATTTATCTACTGTTTGCGTACACGCAGATTATTGTATCTAAAACCAGAAGCAGaattgatcagttttattACTATGAACGATTGCGGACTGACATTTGATCCATGTATGGGATTCCCGTGTGTCATTAATGATAATCAAGTATTGCTATCGGTATACTCTAATACTGGTAACAGAGGATCTGTTATTAGTATCAGATATAATGATGAGGGGTTTATAGATCACCCGCGTATAATACTGAACTCTACAGACAGTGAGACATGTGACATACATCACGTGTGTAACAGTGACACTGTAGTTATCCATCACCGTGATATCAGTGATGATCAGAACTCACTGAGATTCTACAATATAAACACTGTATTAACTCCCCCGATTTAG
- the LOC141909790 gene encoding uncharacterized protein LOC141909790 — protein MASNSTYRFELAVSYRGRKIGVWSDHDNDYRTIQNYYFQPLFDLECDLIATAGDQLQLPIQMWTEELETIIEVKLKAIYTEQVINVQMMPFDEVKLEWREAPPGVEIPNHHIGFNHCPAIHVFIVKCSDDETARNLKTHLQQAPHSLVSGLHVIASNQAHNLYKVNSVGVSISETRTVRSDIDERHRSFIEHVRQFHDNLENQFCQLKHTIETVEERLNRFCTEQQLEERLNRFCTEQQLEERQNRFCTEQQLEERLNRFCTEQQLKALETKLTNINDDVIRRNYKVERSTDDVKERIGNVEGSVDDVIERMDRAERSTEDVIGRIDKLEGCIDDVTRLRVGIIDSLTVNKRVDTDFLSLVTSIPGEHEGEQSRVICASHNSTGYIYSVNDDNIQRYIEIDGWIQGLAADGNGFLFVVVRKNSEYILRKYKNMEKLFEENITDLLSVVCGSFVIRDHNIFIQTGDSEIHVLRLLENPENRLIDRCRVKNYQLPDGFYSINSFDFDTRGRIFIYCLRTHRLLYLTPEAELISFIYMNDCGLTFGPYAGFPCVINDNQVLLSVYCGQHVNRGAVISIRYNDEGFIDHPRIILNSTDSRTGDIHHVLNSNTVVIHHWDISDDQESLRFYNINTVLTPPI, from the exons ATGGCGTCTAATTCTACGTACAGATTCGAGCTCGCAGTTTCTTATCGTGGTCGCAAGATCGGTGTTTGGTCGGATCACGACAACGACTACAGAACGATAcagaattattactttcaacCGTTGTTCGATTTAGAATGTGATCTGATCGCTACTGCTGGTGATCAATTACAACTACCGATACAGATGTGGACAGAAGAATTAGAGACTATTATCGAAGTAAAACTGAAAGCGATCTATACGGAAcaagttataaatgtacaaatgaTGCCGTTTGACGAG gtgAAATTAGAATGGAGAgaagcgccccctggtgtagAGATACCGAATCATCATATCGGGTTTAATCACTGTCCAGCGATTCATGTGTTTATCGTTAAATGCTCAGACGACGAAACAGCGCGGAACTTAAAAACACATCTTCAACAAGCCCCGCATTCATTAGTGTCGGGGCTTCATGTGATCGCTTCAAATCAGGCACATAATTTGTATAAAGTAAATTCAGTAGGTGTGTCGATCAGTGAAACCCGAACAGTTCGATCAGACATTGATGAACGACATCGGTCTtttatagaacatgtcagacAGTTTCAcgataatttagaaaatcaattctgTCAATTGAAACACACTATAGAAACAgttgaagagaggctgaaccggttctgtactgaacaacaacttgaagagaggctgaaccggttctgtactgaacaacaacttgaagagaggcagaaccggttctgtactgaacaacaacttgaagagaggctgaaccggttctgtactgaacaacaacttaaAGCATTGGAGACAAAACTGACTAATATAaatgatgacgtcatacgGAGAAATTATAAAGTGGAAAGATCTACTGATGACGTCAAAGAGAGAATTGGAAATGTGGAGGGATctgttgatgatgtcatagagaGAATGGATAGAGCGGAACGATCTACTGAGGACGTCATAGGGAGAATTGATAAACTGGAGGGATGTatcgatgacgtcacgcgGCTACGTGTAGGAATAATCGATTCATTGACGGTCAATAAACGGGTAGATACAGACTTCCTCAGCCTGGTGACGTCAATACCCGGTGAACACGAGGGTGAACAGTCACGTGTTATATGTGCGAGCCATAACTCCACTGGTTATATATATAGTgtgaatgatgataatatacaGAGATACATAGAGATTGATGGTTGGATACAAGGACTCGCTGCTGATGGTAACGGGTTTCTGTTTGTGGTCGTGAGGAAAAACAGTGAATACATcctgagaaaatataaaaatatggaAAAACTCTTCGAAGAAAATATCACTGATCTCCTGTCTGTAGTCTGTGGATCCTTCGTAATCCGTGATCACAATATCTTTATACAGACAGGAGATAGTGAAATTCATGTTTTACGTTTATTAGAAAACCCTGAAAACAGATTGATTGATAGATGCCGAGTGAAGAACTATCAGCTCCCGGATGGATTTTACTCTATCAACAGTTTCGATTTCGACACGCGGGGACGTATATTTATCTACTGTTTGCGTACACACAGATTATTGTATCTAACACCAGAAGCAGaattgatcagttttatttatatgaaCGATTGCGGACTGACATTTGGTCCATATGCAGGATTCCCGTGTGTCATTAATGATAATCAAGTATTACTATCGGTATACTGTGGTCAACATGTTAACAGAGGTGCTGTTATTAGTATCAGATATAATGATGAGGGGTTTATAGATCACCCGCGTATAATACTGAACTCTACAGACAGTAGGACAGGTGACATACATCACGTGTTAAACAGTAACACTGTAGTTATCCATCACTGGGATATCAGTGATGATCAGGAGTCACTGAGATTCTACAATATAAACACTGTATTGACTCCCCCGATTTAG